The Streptomyces nigra genome includes the window CTCGCGCCGCGCGGCGAGGAGCACCTCAAGGTGTACGAACTGCTGCGCGCCGCCCTGGAGAAGGCCAACCGCATCGGTGTCGCCACCTTCGTCATGCGCGGCAAGCAGTACCTCACCGCACTGCGCGCCGAGGAGAAGGCGCTGATGCTCCAGACCCTGCACTGGGCGGACGAGGTCCGCGACTCCACCCGTGAGCTGCCGCAGCTCCCGGAGCACCGGGCCGGAAGCGGCAAGGAACTCGACATGGCGCTCCAGCTCGTCGACGCCCTGAGCGGCCCGTGGGAGCCGTCGCGCTACCACGACACCTACGAGGAGAAGGTGCGCGAGCTGGTGCAGGCCAAGGCCGAGGGGCAGGAGATCGCCCCGGCCGAGGAGCCGCCGAGCGCGACCAACGTCGTCGACCTCATGGAGGTCCTCCAGGGCAGCATCGAACGCGCCCGCTCCGGCGGCGGCAAGACGTCCCCGGCCGGGCAGACCAAGTCCGGGGCAAAGCAGTCCAAGCCCGCGTCGGAGCGGTCCAAGTCCGCCTCCGCGCCCAAGAGTTCGGCACGCAAGAGCTCCGCCGCTCCGAAGAAGAGCGAATTGCGTGAGCTGAGCAAGGCCGAGCTGTACGAACGCGCCACCGCGCAGGAGATCCCCGGCCGGTCCCGGATGAGCCGTCAGGAGCTGATCGACGCCCTCGCCGGCGGCGGACGCCGGCGCAAGAAGGCCGCCGCCTGACGGACCCCTCCCCGCACCGGCTGGGCCGGTCGGATGAAATGCGTCTGCTCCATCGGAGGTGCCGTGAGCGGCCCCGGCGCCCCGCGCCCGGAGGGTCCCCGATGATCTTCGCGTCGGCGCTGGGCCGGCCCGGAGACGAGGAGTGACCATGGCGGACCGGAAGGTTTCCCGGAGCGGGCCGCAGCGGCCGCGCGGCCGCTGGGCGACGCTCTGCGCGGGAGTCGCCCTGCCGCTGGCCCTCGGGCTGACCGGCACGGCCACCGCGTCCGCCGAACCCGCACCGACGCGCCCGGTCCTCGACGTCGCCGCGGCGGTGGCGTACGGGCTCGTCCACCCGGAGGCGGCCCCCGCCGGAGCCGACGACTGGTCGTGCCGGCCCTCGCGCGAACACCCCCGCCCGGTCGTCCTGCTGCACGGCTCGGCGGCGAACGCCTACGCCAACTGGAGCATGCTCGCCCCCTACCTCAAGAGCCTGGGCTACTGCGTCTTCGCCCCCAACTACGGCGGCACGCCCGGCAATCCGTTCAAGGCCACCGGGCCGATCCCGAAGTCCGCCCGGCAGGTCGCCCGGTACGTCGACCGCGTCCTGAAGGCCACCGGCGCCAGCAAGGTCGACCTCGTCGGGCACTCGCAGGGCGGCGGCCCGACCCCGCGCTGGTATCTGCGCTTCGAGGGCGGCACCGACCCGGCACACCCGAAGCGCAACAAGGTGCGAAGGCTGATCGCCCTCGCCCCGTCCAACCACGGCGGCGACATCTCCGGCGTCGGCACGGTCACCGGCCGCCTCGGCCTGGACCCGGCCGTGTCCGCCGTCGTCGGCCAGGCGTGGTCGGACCAGATGGTGGGCTCCGCCGTGAACCGCCGGCTCGACCGCGACGGCGACACGCAGCCGGGCATCTCGTACACGGTGGTCTCCACCCGGTACGACCTGTTCGCCACGCCGTACCGCAACAACTTCCTGACGGCGGGCCCGGGCGCCACCGTCCGCAACATCCTCATCCAGGACGTGTGCCCGCAGGACATGTCCGACCATCTGTCGCTCGCCTACGACACCAACGCCGCCCAGCTCGTGCGCAACGCCCTCGACCCGGCGCACGCCCACCCCGTCCGCTGCGGCCTCACCCTGCCTCTGCTGGGCGGCTGACCTCCGGGCGTCCGGTGCCCGGTCCGGCCGAAGTCCGCCCCCGCCCCCGTCCGTTGAGTCCGGACGCGTACGCCCGCGACGTGCGCCGTCCACCGGCACGGGCCGGGGCACCGAGCCGAGTCACGCTAGCCGTTACCGGCGGGTCGGCCCAACTCGCCGACCCCTTGCGGCCGTTCTGACTCGAACGCTTGTACCGCACCCGGCCGGCTGCCTAGGGTCTGAGGGCGCGGACGTCCCCGGAAGGGCCCGTTCCGCCCCAACCCCCCACCACACGAAGAGATTCACCATGCACCCTCGCAGAGCACGGCTGCTCGCCGTCACCACCGCCACCCTCGGCTTCGGCGCCCTCGGCACGGCGACCGCCCACGCGGAGACACCCTCCTTCTGCCAGGGCAGATACGTCTGCCTGGAGAACGGCACCGCCTTCGGCGCCCCCGCCGACGCCTACCCGGAGACCTCCGGCGACGACCGGATCACCGCCGAGCAGATCGTCCGCGACTGCGCGGCCGAGAGCGAGCAGGACATACCCGGCGTCGCCTGCGGCTTCTACCCGTACGGCGAGCCGCGCACCACCGGCTACGGCACCTGGAAGCCGCTCACCGCCGACTTCTCCAACTGCTACGGCGGCAACGAGCAGAACAACCTCACCTGGTCCCACAGCAACGAGTACTCCACCTCCAACAGCGTCACGGTGGGCGCCGGCGTCGAGATCGGGCTCAGCGAACTCGTCAAGGCGTCGATCCAGACCAGCTACCAGCACACCTGGGGCCGTTCCACGGGCAGCACGCAGAGCTTCAGCGCGTTCGTGCCCAAGGGCCACAAGGCGCACCTCCAGCACCGCCACCAGCGCCAGGAGGTCACCGGGGTGCTGTGGATCGACTACGAGCACACCGGCACCGGCCCGATGGAGGGCCACGGTCACCACTACTGGGCGATCACCGACTTCAAGGCCGCCTCACCGGTGAAGGACGAGGACGGCGTGGTCCGGGACCAGGTCGCCCTGTCCCGGCCCCAGCGCCTCCAGCAGGGCGACTGCCCCGACTGATCGACTGACGGACCGACGGACGGACGGATTGGCCCGGGGGCGCGGGCACTCGCCCACATGTACTAAGCTTGCTCCCAGAGCCGGTCACCGCAACTCGCGGTCACCGACCCTGCGTTGGTGGTCCAAGGAAAGACGCCCCGCTTCCTGCGGGGAGATGCAGGTGCAAGGCCTGCCCGGCGCTCCGGCACGAGGCCCGTCCGCGACACGCGGACGGGCCTCGTACGTTTCCCGCGCGGTACGGCAGGCCGTACAGCAGCCCGATTCCCGTCGCGCACATGCGGCCGTTCGATCAGGGCAGTAGTCGTCATCAGTGAGGGTCCCGGCCACCACCACGACGAGGAGTACGCCATGACATCCACGGGACAGAAGGACCAACCCGCCACCGCCCCGGACGGGGAGCCCGGACTCAAGCGGGTGATGGGTCCGGGTCTGCTGCTGCTCTTCATCGTCGGGGACATCCTCGGCACCGGCATCTACGCCCTGACCGGCCAGGTCGCGGGCGAGGTCGGGGGAGCGGCCTGGCTGCCGTTCGTCATCGCGTTCACCGTGGCCCTGATCACCGCCTGCTCCTATCTGGAACTCGTCACCAAGTACCCCGAGGCCGCCGGTGCCGCGCTGTACGTGCACAAGGCGTTCCGCAAGCACTTCCTGACGTTCCTGGTGTGCTTCGCCGTGATGTGCTCCGGCATCACCTCGGCGTCGGCGGCCTCCAGAGCCTTCGCCGCCAACCTGGTCACCGGGTTCGGACTGGACGGCGGCGACGGACTCGTCCTCGCGATCGCCCTCGGCTTCATGACGCTGGTGCTGCTCGTGAACCTGCGGGGCGTCAGCGAGAGCCTCAAGGTCAATGTGTTCCTGACCGCCGTGGAGCTGTCGGGTCTGCTGCTCGTCGTCCTGATCAGCGGCTGGTTCATCGCCGGGGGGAACGCCGACTTCTCCCGGGTCGTCGCCTTCGAGAGCGCCTCCGACAAGAACGTCTTCCTCGCCGTCAGCACCGCCACCTCGCTCGCCTTCTTCGCCATGGTCGGCTTCGAGGACTCGGTCAACATGGCCGAGGAGACCAGGGAACCGTCGCGGATCTTCCCCCGCATGATGTTCACCGGGCTCGGCATCACCGGCCTGATCTACGTCCTGGTGTCGGTGTGCGCGGTCGCGGTCGTGCCCGTCGGCCGGCTCGCCGAGAGCGAGACACCGCTGGCCACCGTGGTGCGGACGGCGGCGCCCGACTTCCCGATCTCCGACCTGCTGCCGTTCATCTCCATGTTCGCCGTGGCCAACTCGGCGCTGATCAACATGATGATGGCCAGCCGGCTGCTCTACGGGATGAGCCGCAAGGGCGTCCTGCCGCCGTTCCTGGCCAAGGTGCACCCCGTACGGCGCACCCCGCAGGCGGCGATCGTGTTCACCACCGTCATCGCCTTCGGCCTCATCACGTTCGTCTCGCTGAACCCGGACAGCCCGGTCGTCGCCCTCCTCGGCGGCACGACGTCGCTGCTGCTGCTCACCGTCTTCGCCGGGGTGCACGTGGCGGTCCTGGTGCTGCGCAAGGACACCGTGGACACCCCGCACTTCCGGGCCGGCCGTGTCCTGCCCGTCGTGGGCGCGGTCGCCTGCCTCTATCTGGTGCTGCCGTGGTCGTCCGGACGCCCCGGCGACGAGTACCGCATCGCGGGTGTGCTGCTGCTGGTCGGCGTCGCGCTGTGGGCGGTCGCGTGGTTCACCCGCGACCGCACCGGCACCCGCGCCGCCTCCGACGACGGGGAGCGCGAGGCACAGCCCTGACGTGCCGTGAGCCGGGCGGCACACGGCACGCCCGGCTCACCTACTTCGCGAACGGCCCCTCGAGGGCCTTGAAGCGCTGCATCGCCGTCAGCCGGATCGCGAGATACCCGGCGGCCACGGCGGTACCGGTGTGCAGGAGGTCGGCAACCGCGTACTGCGCCATGGCCTCGCGCACCTCTTGGAGACTCTCGGCGTCGGAGTAGTACGACGCGGCGAACCGGCCGAGCAGCGTCGCGCCGACGAACAGCCCCCACCACAGGTTCACCGGCCACAGCGACGTCCCGCGCGGCCGCCCCTCGTGGGGCAGCGGCGCCGCAGCGCCCCACATGTCGACGGCGACGCGGTACGGCATCCAGAGGTTCACCAGCGGTATCAGCCAGCCCCCGATGGCCCAGCCGCGGCCGTTGCGGAACCCGTCGGGTGCCAGCACGCCCAGGTCCCGTCGCATCAGGTAGAACCAGACGACGAAGACGATCGCGCCGGGCAGGGACACCATCCCCTGGACGTCACCCGCCCGTTCGAACAGCGCGAAGCCGTCGTCCAGCGCCCGCTCGGGCGAGCTCCCGGCCAGCGAGCGCAACCGCAGACCAGCGAACACCGCGAACAGGTCGCTCAGCGCCATGCCCGCCAGCAGCACGCAGACGACGACCAGGAGCACCCGGGACGACGGCCGGGCGGCGCCGGGCAACTGCGGACGCGGTTGCAGGTCAGAGGAGAAGGACATGACGACGACCCCCCACGGGCGACGAGTGGAAAAGCCCGCGGAAGATCGCGTGCGGACGAACCATAGGCCAGCACGACCGCCCCGTCCACGCCGTATGCGCAGCCCCGTGGCTCAGTCCGGCCCGGGCGCGTCCGGTGACTCCGGGGGCTGCCCCAACCGGCGTCTCAGATACGGCTCCTGGGACAGGACGGCCCCCACGCTCAGGGCGATCGCCACGGCGACGCACACCACGATCAGCCAGGACAGCAGCACGAAGACGGAACCGGAGGAACCGTAGTCGGTGAGCGCCCTGTTGAGCGCCCGCGGCATGTAGAAGTGCGCGGTCACCGACAGACCGCTGACCGCGACCGCCGTGATGAGGGCGCCCGGCAGCAGCGGCCCCCACGGCACGGCCCCGCCCAGCAGCAGATGCTGCGTCCACCACCACATGAGGGCCTGCATCAGCAGCACGATCGGGAACCCCAGCGCCGCCCCCATCCCGAACCCGTTGTGCAGCAGCCCCTGGACGACCAGCGCGGCCAGCCACAGGCCGATCCAGGCCAGCCACCGCCACGGCGCCACCTTCGTCCGTGAACGGGGCATCTGCCAGGCCCGGCGGCACAGCCGCTGCACCGCCCGGCTCACCGCCGTCGCCGACAGCAGCACCATCAGACCGCCCACCACGCCGGTCGCCTGCCGCAGATCCTCCGACGGCGGCTGGAACGTCCGCTCCACCTCGGCCTTCGCCTGCCCGGTCAGCCCCAACACCGTGGTGATGGACGTCGTCACCTGCTCCTGCAGCGCCTCCGGCGCGTACGCGCTCAGCACGAACAGCAGCGGCACGGCCGTCAGGAAGCACTGCGCGGCGATCCGGGTGGCGGAGTCGAAGATGTTCACCGCCACGAGCCGGTCCACGATCCCCGTGATCACCGGGAAACGGCGCTCCAGCCGCGCGTGGACGGCCGTCGCCCACGCGACCGTCGCCCGGGAACGCTCACGCCACCAGGCGGCGCGCAGCGGGGACGACCGACGCCGGCGAGTCTCCATCGAGCCGCTCCTTCCCACCTCCAGAGTGCGCGAGGACGCGGTGCCCGGCACGCCGTCCGCCGCCGTGCGCACGGGCCCACGCGAAGATGCGGGCGGGCGACGGCCGTGCGTACGCTCGACCCGTACCGTGCCCGATGGGGGCGCCCATGGTCCTCGACCTGATGCTCGTCGCCCCCGCCATCACGCTCGATCCCCTCCCGCTGATGGCGTTCGTCCTCGTGGTGGCGTCGGCGCGGGGCCTGCGGATCGGGCTGGCCTTCATTACCGGCTGGACGGCGTGCTTCGTCGTCGTGCTGGTCCTGGTGCTCACCCTCACCGGCGGCAGCCCGCCGGAACCGCGCTCACCGCCGTCCACGGCCGCTCTCGCCGTGAAACTCGCCATCGGGGTCGCGCTGGTCGCGCTACGGCGTGCGCGGGCACCTGCTGCGCCGGAGCGGACGCGAGCCGGCCGGGCACCGCGCCCGCAAGGCCCGTGAGTCCAGGGCCGACGGCACCGGCGGCTCGTCGCCGTTCCTCACCTACCGGCTGGAGCGGGGCGCCGTCTGGCCGGCGGCCGTCCTCGCCGTACTGCTCCAGCCGTGGGGTCTGGTGGCCGCCGG containing:
- a CDS encoding Ku protein — encoded protein: MARAIWTGVITFGLVSVPVGLYTATQDHTLHFHQLQRGTSDRIRNRRVNERTGEEVSPDDIVKGFEIADGEYVVIEPQELDAIAPGRSRTIEISDFVDLDEIEPVYFARTYYLAPRGEEHLKVYELLRAALEKANRIGVATFVMRGKQYLTALRAEEKALMLQTLHWADEVRDSTRELPQLPEHRAGSGKELDMALQLVDALSGPWEPSRYHDTYEEKVRELVQAKAEGQEIAPAEEPPSATNVVDLMEVLQGSIERARSGGGKTSPAGQTKSGAKQSKPASERSKSASAPKSSARKSSAAPKKSELRELSKAELYERATAQEIPGRSRMSRQELIDALAGGGRRRKKAAA
- a CDS encoding esterase/lipase family protein — translated: MADRKVSRSGPQRPRGRWATLCAGVALPLALGLTGTATASAEPAPTRPVLDVAAAVAYGLVHPEAAPAGADDWSCRPSREHPRPVVLLHGSAANAYANWSMLAPYLKSLGYCVFAPNYGGTPGNPFKATGPIPKSARQVARYVDRVLKATGASKVDLVGHSQGGGPTPRWYLRFEGGTDPAHPKRNKVRRLIALAPSNHGGDISGVGTVTGRLGLDPAVSAVVGQAWSDQMVGSAVNRRLDRDGDTQPGISYTVVSTRYDLFATPYRNNFLTAGPGATVRNILIQDVCPQDMSDHLSLAYDTNAAQLVRNALDPAHAHPVRCGLTLPLLGG
- a CDS encoding APC family permease, whose translation is MTSTGQKDQPATAPDGEPGLKRVMGPGLLLLFIVGDILGTGIYALTGQVAGEVGGAAWLPFVIAFTVALITACSYLELVTKYPEAAGAALYVHKAFRKHFLTFLVCFAVMCSGITSASAASRAFAANLVTGFGLDGGDGLVLAIALGFMTLVLLVNLRGVSESLKVNVFLTAVELSGLLLVVLISGWFIAGGNADFSRVVAFESASDKNVFLAVSTATSLAFFAMVGFEDSVNMAEETREPSRIFPRMMFTGLGITGLIYVLVSVCAVAVVPVGRLAESETPLATVVRTAAPDFPISDLLPFISMFAVANSALINMMMASRLLYGMSRKGVLPPFLAKVHPVRRTPQAAIVFTTVIAFGLITFVSLNPDSPVVALLGGTTSLLLLTVFAGVHVAVLVLRKDTVDTPHFRAGRVLPVVGAVACLYLVLPWSSGRPGDEYRIAGVLLLVGVALWAVAWFTRDRTGTRAASDDGEREAQP
- a CDS encoding DUF4328 domain-containing protein, whose amino-acid sequence is MSFSSDLQPRPQLPGAARPSSRVLLVVVCVLLAGMALSDLFAVFAGLRLRSLAGSSPERALDDGFALFERAGDVQGMVSLPGAIVFVVWFYLMRRDLGVLAPDGFRNGRGWAIGGWLIPLVNLWMPYRVAVDMWGAAAPLPHEGRPRGTSLWPVNLWWGLFVGATLLGRFAASYYSDAESLQEVREAMAQYAVADLLHTGTAVAAGYLAIRLTAMQRFKALEGPFAK
- a CDS encoding YhjD/YihY/BrkB family envelope integrity protein codes for the protein METRRRRSSPLRAAWWRERSRATVAWATAVHARLERRFPVITGIVDRLVAVNIFDSATRIAAQCFLTAVPLLFVLSAYAPEALQEQVTTSITTVLGLTGQAKAEVERTFQPPSEDLRQATGVVGGLMVLLSATAVSRAVQRLCRRAWQMPRSRTKVAPWRWLAWIGLWLAALVVQGLLHNGFGMGAALGFPIVLLMQALMWWWTQHLLLGGAVPWGPLLPGALITAVAVSGLSVTAHFYMPRALNRALTDYGSSGSVFVLLSWLIVVCVAVAIALSVGAVLSQEPYLRRRLGQPPESPDAPGPD
- a CDS encoding GAP family protein, encoding MGAPMVLDLMLVAPAITLDPLPLMAFVLVVASARGLRIGLAFITGWTACFVVVLVLVLTLTGGSPPEPRSPPSTAALAVKLAIGVALVALRRARAPAAPERTRAGRAPRPQGP